From one Anaerotruncus rubiinfantis genomic stretch:
- the holA gene encoding DNA polymerase III subunit delta has protein sequence MKYTVENDFSKHVKSEELHRVYLLYGTQPYLISMYEKLLIKKTLSGDFNDFNFHKFEGANLDLQEFYDAVESLPFFSGNRCVTLDADPDKLDAGQMKELCSVLADPPMTTTVIVTVKTPPAKKEKLSALIKACDKAGAVIELQARRLGDNLRFLRDRAQKNGCELSGDCASYMIERCGDDMQLLHTEMEKLCAYTGPRPITKADIDAVVTTVMTARVYDLSKAIFRGNFNAAMELCDQLIYLREPVTKVLAALSGAFVDLYRGFAARQAAVPAARAAAELGYAKNREFVLKNAMSDSADYSAPQIGKMLETLADADFALKSTGTDERVALEETITKLFLLTGKR, from the coding sequence ATGAAATATACGGTGGAAAACGACTTTTCAAAGCATGTCAAGAGTGAAGAACTGCATCGGGTCTATCTGCTTTACGGCACCCAGCCGTACCTGATCTCGATGTATGAAAAGCTGCTGATCAAAAAAACGCTCAGCGGTGATTTTAACGATTTCAATTTTCATAAATTCGAAGGCGCAAACCTTGACCTGCAGGAATTTTATGACGCGGTCGAGTCACTGCCGTTCTTTTCCGGCAACCGCTGCGTCACCCTCGACGCGGATCCGGACAAGCTCGACGCGGGCCAGATGAAGGAGCTGTGTTCGGTGCTTGCCGATCCGCCGATGACCACCACAGTGATCGTGACGGTGAAAACGCCGCCCGCGAAAAAGGAAAAGCTCTCCGCGCTCATCAAAGCCTGCGACAAGGCGGGTGCGGTCATTGAACTGCAGGCGCGCCGTTTGGGCGACAACCTGCGCTTTTTGCGCGACCGCGCCCAGAAAAACGGCTGCGAGCTTTCAGGCGACTGCGCCTCTTACATGATTGAGCGCTGTGGGGACGACATGCAGCTGCTCCACACCGAGATGGAAAAGCTCTGCGCCTACACCGGTCCCCGCCCCATCACCAAAGCGGACATTGACGCAGTGGTCACCACTGTGATGACCGCGCGGGTCTATGACCTTTCAAAGGCGATTTTCCGCGGGAATTTTAATGCCGCGATGGAATTGTGCGACCAGCTGATCTACCTGCGTGAACCGGTTACAAAGGTGCTCGCGGCACTTTCGGGAGCGTTCGTCGATCTCTACCGCGGCTTTGCGGCGCGGCAGGCGGCTGTCCCGGCGGCGCGCGCCGCGGCTGAGCTCGGTTATGCAAAAAACCGGGAATTCGTCCTCAAGAACGCGATGAGTGACAGCGCGGACTACTCCGCGCCGCAGATCGGCAAAATGCTGGAAACGCTTGCCGACGCTGATTTTGCGCTCAAAAGCACCGGAACCGACGAACGGGTCGCACTTGAAGAAACGATCACCAAACTCTTCCTTCTGACGGGGAAACGCTGA
- a CDS encoding toprim domain-containing protein translates to MLKIKQVIVVEGRYDKAKLSSLVDAEILTTGGFDIFRDKEKLGLLRRLAEKHGLIILTDSDAAGFRIRAHIAGAVDPDKITHVYIPDLFGKESRKRRPGAEGKLGVEGIPAETLLAAFRRAGVAVEASENPGSGRKITTADFAAWGLSGGDGSAERRRELLGKLGLPSRMSSKAMLGVVNSLYTYEEFAALLEAK, encoded by the coding sequence ATGCTGAAGATAAAACAGGTGATTGTTGTGGAAGGCCGCTACGACAAAGCGAAGCTTTCCTCGCTTGTGGACGCCGAGATCCTTACCACCGGCGGTTTCGACATCTTCCGCGATAAAGAAAAACTTGGCCTGCTGCGCAGGCTCGCTGAGAAACACGGACTTATCATCCTGACCGATTCGGATGCGGCGGGGTTTCGCATCCGTGCGCATATCGCGGGTGCGGTTGATCCCGATAAGATTACCCACGTCTACATCCCCGACCTTTTCGGCAAGGAGAGCCGCAAACGCCGTCCGGGCGCGGAAGGCAAGCTGGGGGTCGAAGGAATCCCGGCCGAAACGCTGCTTGCGGCCTTCCGGCGCGCGGGTGTTGCGGTGGAGGCCTCGGAAAATCCGGGGAGCGGCCGCAAAATTACCACGGCCGACTTTGCTGCGTGGGGGCTTTCGGGCGGCGACGGGAGCGCTGAACGCCGCAGGGAGCTTCTGGGAAAGCTGGGACTTCCATCCCGCATGAGTTCCAAAGCGATGCTTGGTGTGGTCAATTCTCTTTATACGTATGAGGAATTTGCGGCCCTTTTGGAAGCAAAATAA
- a CDS encoding MBOAT family O-acyltransferase, with translation MEITSLTFLYLFLPLSILLCGLIPARFRTVFLLLLSGLLYYWHEGGLILLPLSVVLFDYLMVRLIERSAGFPGLRKAFMICAVLKSVGLIAFYGVRFSVYGMAAPLGLGVFCLTSAGYVIDCYHGYAPAEHNPIHFAMMTVFFPKLYAGPLTYFNRMHFQLRNPQMTLQKVGEGGRILIQGLAKKVLLGDAAFRLFGQVREIPLSEATVLVAWTMVITMAFAVYFILSGYCDMARGIALLFGIELPDNFLYPYRATSINDFFSRFNVTVNRFIRRYIYINLGAAQGSMASGVFNILLVTILMGLWFGINLNMMMWGIYFAAFVIFERYFLRKYMEAIPTLFCWVYSMAVILVSFTFFMCGSLGESFTCLKLLFGIGAPVAGENTRVLYLLASNWLVLVLCVICSLGLVGMVKKMVDRVLPRTSAVLSAVFSAALLLAATAFLL, from the coding sequence ATGGAGATCACCAGCCTGACGTTTCTCTATCTGTTTCTCCCGCTGTCGATCCTCCTGTGCGGGCTGATCCCCGCGCGTTTTCGCACGGTGTTCCTGTTGCTGCTTTCCGGGCTTTTGTATTACTGGCATGAAGGCGGCTTGATCCTTCTTCCGCTTTCGGTTGTCCTGTTCGATTACCTGATGGTGCGGCTCATCGAGCGCAGCGCGGGTTTCCCCGGGCTGCGCAAGGCGTTTATGATCTGTGCGGTGCTCAAAAGCGTGGGGCTGATCGCTTTTTATGGAGTGCGTTTTTCGGTTTATGGCATGGCCGCTCCGCTGGGGCTCGGCGTATTCTGCCTGACCAGTGCCGGATATGTGATCGACTGCTATCACGGTTACGCGCCGGCAGAGCATAACCCGATCCATTTTGCAATGATGACAGTCTTTTTCCCGAAGCTTTACGCCGGTCCGCTCACTTATTTTAACCGGATGCATTTCCAGCTGCGCAATCCACAGATGACTCTGCAGAAGGTTGGGGAAGGCGGACGGATCCTCATCCAGGGGCTTGCGAAAAAAGTGCTGCTTGGGGACGCGGCATTCCGGCTGTTTGGGCAGGTGCGGGAAATTCCGCTTTCGGAAGCGACGGTGCTCGTCGCCTGGACGATGGTGATCACGATGGCGTTTGCCGTTTATTTTATTCTTTCGGGTTACTGCGATATGGCAAGGGGGATTGCGCTCCTTTTCGGCATCGAGCTGCCGGACAATTTTCTCTATCCCTACCGGGCTACCAGTATCAACGATTTCTTTTCCCGTTTCAATGTGACGGTTAACCGGTTCATTCGCCGGTATATCTACATTAATCTCGGCGCCGCGCAGGGAAGCATGGCGTCGGGCGTGTTCAATATCCTGCTGGTTACCATTCTGATGGGGCTGTGGTTTGGCATCAACCTCAATATGATGATGTGGGGGATCTATTTTGCGGCGTTCGTCATTTTTGAACGGTATTTCCTGCGTAAATATATGGAGGCCATTCCCACCCTGTTCTGTTGGGTTTACAGTATGGCGGTGATTCTGGTTTCTTTTACATTTTTTATGTGTGGTTCACTTGGCGAGTCGTTCACCTGCCTGAAGCTGCTTTTTGGAATCGGCGCGCCGGTTGCCGGGGAAAATACCCGTGTACTTTACCTGCTGGCCTCAAACTGGCTGGTGCTGGTGCTATGCGTCATCTGTTCACTGGGACTTGTCGGGATGGTAAAAAAGATGGTTGACCGGGTGCTTCCGCGCACAAGCGCAGTATTATCAGCAGTGTTCAGCGCGGCGCTCCTGTTGGCGGCAACCGCGTTTTTGCTGTAA
- a CDS encoding DHHW family protein, whose product MGKRFAGILFLAVLFAIPVLLIAAGGLRGFSLDEKTPGRPPLEKLEQTVAQNFPAADFFRRLQVSLSYMGGNKEQNGVFISQDSLMLDVQPKDEQAENANTLMMLDFAEDYQRASYVMLIPTACAVQQSKVPYPEVAQLYDQKALIDDVYRRVSGHVNAIGVYPILFSHQDEYIYYRTDNTLTGLGGYYLYTVAARTLGLKVREIDQFDVKHIDYNYYGDLYRLSPYREVKADRVSEYVFSKFQRNYTVTHYDQNGVRRYFTLYPEFRRELGGTMDVLLGGMSPVMDITINSKNVQYNQLLIFTDRSVQSYLPFLLIHYGRVTVVDTSQVTPAMLSTIDVSQYTQVLFSYMVDTFIGSDELTKLYKLPALTKEDG is encoded by the coding sequence ATGGGAAAACGGTTCGCGGGAATTTTGTTCCTGGCGGTTTTGTTTGCCATCCCGGTGCTGCTGATTGCGGCTGGCGGGCTGCGCGGTTTTTCGCTGGATGAAAAAACGCCCGGCCGCCCGCCGCTTGAGAAGCTGGAGCAGACGGTTGCGCAGAATTTCCCGGCTGCGGATTTTTTCCGCAGGCTGCAGGTGTCGCTCAGTTATATGGGCGGCAACAAAGAGCAGAACGGGGTGTTCATTTCGCAGGATTCGCTGATGCTTGATGTGCAGCCAAAGGACGAACAGGCGGAGAATGCCAATACGCTGATGATGCTTGATTTCGCAGAGGATTACCAGCGGGCGAGTTATGTCATGCTGATCCCGACCGCCTGCGCTGTCCAGCAGAGTAAGGTCCCATATCCCGAGGTTGCGCAGCTTTATGACCAGAAGGCGCTGATTGATGATGTCTATCGCAGGGTATCCGGACATGTCAACGCGATCGGCGTCTATCCGATCCTTTTCAGCCATCAGGATGAATACATCTACTACCGTACCGACAACACCCTGACCGGGCTGGGCGGCTATTATCTTTACACCGTTGCGGCGCGCACACTTGGCCTCAAGGTACGAGAAATCGACCAATTTGACGTAAAGCACATCGATTATAACTATTATGGCGATCTGTACCGCCTTTCCCCGTATCGGGAAGTGAAAGCCGACCGTGTATCCGAGTATGTCTTTTCAAAGTTTCAGAGAAACTATACGGTTACGCATTATGATCAGAACGGCGTGCGCCGGTATTTCACACTGTATCCGGAATTCCGCAGGGAGCTCGGCGGCACGATGGACGTCCTGCTCGGGGGGATGTCCCCGGTGATGGATATCACCATCAACTCAAAGAATGTGCAGTATAACCAGCTTTTGATTTTTACCGACCGTTCGGTACAAAGCTATCTGCCGTTCCTGCTCATCCATTACGGGCGGGTCACGGTGGTGGATACTTCCCAAGTCACGCCGGCGATGCTCAGCACAATCGATGTCTCCCAGTATACACAGGTGCTGTTTTCCTATATGGTGGACACATTTATTGGTTCGGATGAGCTGACAAAGCTGTATAAACTGCCCGCGCTGACCAAAGAAGATGGCTGA